The genomic segment GTTACGTGTTATCAATCCCTCGCCATACATGTATTACATTGAGACCGGGAAGTGTACGCTTGTCGGGTCTTCACCCGAAATACTGGTCAGGCTTGAAGATGATGACATAGAGTTAAGGCCGATCGCGGGTACAAGAAGAAGGGGCCATACAAAGGAAGAAGATTTGTCCATGGAGCAGGAGCTTAAGGCCGACCCGAAGGAGATAGCCGAGCACATTATGCTTGTCGACCTTGGGAGAAACGACGTCGGCAGGGTCGCGGATACCGGCAGCGTAAAGGTCACTGAATTGATGACGATAGAGAGATATTCCCATGTCATGCACCTCGTATCAAATGTCGTCGGCAAGCTGAGGAACAACCATGACGCCTTCGATGTGCTCAGGGCGTCATTCCCGGCAGGCACAGTGACAGGCGCGCCGAAGATACGCGCGATGGAGATCATCGAAGAAGTGGAGCCCTCAAGACGCGGGCCGTATGCAGGCTCTGTAGGATACTTCGGATTTTCAGGCAGCATGGATATGTGCATAACAATAAGGACGATAATCTTTAAAGACAAGAAGGCCTATATTCAGGCAGGCGCTGGAATTGTGGCCGACTCTGATCCCGAAAAAGAATATCAGGAAACCGTTAACAAGGCAAAAGGCATGTTCAAGGCCATAGAGATGGCGGAAAAAGAATTGTAGGGGCGGGTTTGAAACCCGCCTTAGGAGCTAAGAGTTATGTTATTAATGATCGACAATTATGATTCCTTTACCTATAACCTCGTCCAGTATCTCGGGGAGCTGGGTGAGGATATAAAGGTATTCAGAAACGACAAGATCACGATCTCAGAGATAGAGAAGTTGGATCCTGCAAGAATTGTTATCTCCCCCGGTCCCTGCACGCCGAAGGAGGCTGGCATCTCTATAAAGACGATACAGCATTTTACGGGAAAGATCCCGATACTCGGCGTTTGCCTCGGTCACCAGTCAATAGGCGCTGCCTACGGGGCCGAAATAGTGAACGCGCCGAGGCTGATGCACGGGAAGACCTCGATGATCCATCACGACGGTAAGACAATATTCAAAGACCTGCCCAACCCGTTTGAGGCAACACGCTATCATTCGCTGATTATAAAGAAAGACACCCTCTCTGATGATTTCATAATAACCGCATGGACGGACCAGGACGAGATCATGGGAATAAGGCACAAAGAATTTGTCCTCGAAGGAGTGCAGTTCCATCCTGAGTCAATACTCACAAGGGCGGGAAAAGACCTTTTAAGAAATTTTATAAAACTGAAATATTAGTTAAAACTTTGCATTCAGCAGCGATGCGGAATACAGCGTGCCGCTATTAGTTTTCTGTATTACAGGTGTAGGTACAGCCAGTTTAATTTTTCCGTTCTCTATTTCCGCAAGGCTGCTCGTCTCTTTAAGACCGTAAAATAAACCTCCGAAAGTCCCGATGAGGACCCCTGCGCCGACCTTTGTTCCAAAATGGTCCGCGTCAATCGCGTAAACAGCGACTCCTAATAACGCCCCTATTGCGGCCCCGTAGAGTGAATCCCTGAAAACTGTTTCTCCTTCACCAGCAGCAAATGCAGCGCCCTGAAAAACCATTATTGAAAGGACCGTAATAATTAAGATCTTCTTAAACATAAATTTTCTTCTCCTTTTATTTATATAAAAAATTCCGGATTGATGCTTTCTTATTTTAGTAAA from the Nitrospirota bacterium genome contains:
- a CDS encoding aminodeoxychorismate/anthranilate synthase component II, whose translation is MLLMIDNYDSFTYNLVQYLGELGEDIKVFRNDKITISEIEKLDPARIVISPGPCTPKEAGISIKTIQHFTGKIPILGVCLGHQSIGAAYGAEIVNAPRLMHGKTSMIHHDGKTIFKDLPNPFEATRYHSLIIKKDTLSDDFIITAWTDQDEIMGIRHKEFVLEGVQFHPESILTRAGKDLLRNFIKLKY
- a CDS encoding glycine zipper family protein: MFKKILIITVLSIMVFQGAAFAAGEGETVFRDSLYGAAIGALLGVAVYAIDADHFGTKVGAGVLIGTFGGLFYGLKETSSLAEIENGKIKLAVPTPVIQKTNSGTLYSASLLNAKF